The following proteins are co-located in the Pochonia chlamydosporia 170 chromosome 6, whole genome shotgun sequence genome:
- a CDS encoding phosphoesterase (similar to Metarhizium acridum CQMa 102 XP_007813317.1): protein MSSTAQPISNIKIRRSRLHNIAEALIKRHRVGCPHVLQSLEDSPIRIVCISDTHNRQPTIPPGDVLIHAGDLTENGSFDEVQAGVTWLSSQPHKYKVFVAGNHDVLLDDAFLATHPERRYGQTKTRQDLDWGDVIYLQDSVLTLEFPVERQREDAPNGSTADDPKSTRKRSITIFGSPWTPQYGTSAFQYHPNNSQHWEHVFATLKGNMDILITHGPPKLHLDRRDFHRAGCPYLAEEISRLRPRISVFGHIHASYGQENVVLDSAQRIYEEAMIGWAGWSSIVWMTVLVAWTRIKALFSRRGDNRLTTFINAAVVAGPRNELQNEPIVVDI, encoded by the coding sequence ATGTCTTCCACAGCGCAGCCCATAAGCAACATCAAAATCCGCAGATCGCGTCTGCACAACATTGCCGAAGCCCTCATCAAGCGACACCGAGTTGGCTGCCCTCATGTTTTGCAATCGCTGGAAGATTCCCCAATACGAATCGTCTGCATTTCAGATACACACAACAGGCAGCCAACAATACCCCCCGGGGATGTTTTGATTCACGCCGGTGATCTGACAGAAAATGGGTCTTTTGACGAGGTGCAAGCTGGTGTGACTTGGCTATCATCGCAACCTCACAAATACAAAGTTTTTGTTGCCGGCAATCACGATGTCTTACTCGACGATGCATTCCTTGCTACCCACCCTGAACGACGTTATGGGCAGACAAAAACTAGGCAAGACCTTGATTGGGGAGATGTCATCTATCTGCAGGACTCAGTTCTGACCCTGGAATTTCCCGTAGAAAGGCAGAGGGAAGATGCGCCAAATGGTTCAACAGCAGATGACCCGAAAAGcacgaggaagagaagcatCACGATTTTCGGTAGTCCATGGACACCACAGTATGGGACCTCTGCCTTTCAGTACCACCCCAACAATTCCCAGCATTGGGAACATGTATTCGCGACACTGAAGGGAAATATGGACATTCTCATCACACATGGACCACCGAAACTTCACCTCGATAGACGAGATTTCCACCGTGCTGGATGCCCGTATCTAGCGGAAGAAATATCTCGCCTGCGACCTCGTATCAGCGTATTTGGCCACATTCATGCATCTTATGGGCAAGAAAATGTTGTCCTGGACAGCGCGCAGAGAATCTATGAAGAGGCGATGATAGGATGGGCGGGCTGGAGTAGTATTGTTTGGATGACCGTTCTTGTTGCTTGGACCCGAATCAAGGCTCTTTTCAGTAGGCGGGGCGACAACAGGCTGACAACGTTTATCAACGCAGCAGTCGTCGCTGGTCCTCGAAATGAACTGCAAAATGAACCGATTGTCGTCGACATCTAA